A DNA window from Hordeum vulgare subsp. vulgare chromosome 1H, MorexV3_pseudomolecules_assembly, whole genome shotgun sequence contains the following coding sequences:
- the LOC123399569 gene encoding uncharacterized protein LOC123399569 produces the protein MDGDDELPFDFFSQTASSGAAAHHIDEDGWGMTPPRLRGSAGRGLVAGGLGRGSVAGGLGRGSVAGGLRAPIGLENIDLNADSAVAASYPNMGMYTQLFHQGSAAGHGVPLQRTRSDGVAQRQGRPPRQGLPPVRAQDRRGMQGIIDRRLGVDL, from the exons ATGGATGGCGACGACGAACTCCCCTTCGATTTCTTCTCGCAGACGGCGTCTTCTGGTGCTGCGGCGCACCACATCGACGAGGACGGGTGGGGGATGACGCCCCCTCGTCTCCGGGGATCCGCCGGCCGCGGCTTGGTGGCAGGGGGGCTCGGCCGCGGCTCGGTGGCCGGGGGGCTCGGCCGCGGCTCGGTGGCCGGGGGGCTCCGCGCTCCCATCGGGCTGGAGAACATCGACCTCAACGCCGactccgccgtcgccgcctcctacCCCAACATGGGCATGTACACGCAACTTTTTCATCAGGGGAGTGCGGCCGGCCATGGTGTGCCCCTCCAGCGGACCAGATCGGACGGCGTGGCGCAGCGACAGGGTCGACCACCTCGCCAAGGTCTCCCCCCAGTGAGGGCCCAGGATCGTCGTGGCATGCAAG GCATAATCGATCGACGCCTTGGTGTTGACCTGTAA